AACCAGTTGCAACATGACTGCAGTTTGTGGGAATGGATTGTGTGCTCCTGTTTCACGAAGCTGATTTACAAGTTGTGCTGAAATGTCTAGACTTTCCTCTTGGCCATTTTGTAGCAACCCTAATTTCTGCTTAAAGTACacgtaaagcctacattttcctaccatgtatataaattggtcatatcttccccacccaagccacataatttgcactgcatatacccctccatttgccagtgccatcacattttcccaaaacaaatagcagctttcacccggcagcCATTTTTCTCTGACATCATCAGTAACCTTGATATCTggaaacaggacatgtatgctgtaaagatTTACACATGCACATACTtggataaaaagttctgctggggttgagcactgtaatggttaagtgGAGCTCAGGAGagatggttaggagaaaaaaaaataggatcagacagctagtgttactatgggaaccagtaatgctcTCTCTTTAtaggctgttagactggagggtgtgtcaAGTAATTGAGCTGAGACGAACGGTGCATGCTCAAAAGTCAAAGCAAATTCCTGGGGGAGGGggccgagtgggttagaggaggagaagggtttctaagtgattaaggggatgctgcagccttactgttaaccttttaacaaccagagttgcaggtatctaaagatttcaaagacgCGGTTTACCTATTACATTTTTCGTGGACGGGGgcttacatgtcctttaatcagGTGATTTATTGTACTGTGCTACAGTCCTGTTTATGGTTACACCTTTCAAAGTCACTACATATATTTGTGATGTAAAATACAACTTCTCCTTAAGCAGACACAGCATCCATAAATTTTCAAATTAGATTATcagtaaaaactagggatgcaccgaatccactattctggattctgggtttggccgaatctttcgcaaaagttttggtcgaataccgaatccgaatatgcaatttaggggtaggaaggggaaaacattttttaattcctcattttgtgctaaaaagtaacgcgatttccctccctgcccctaatttgcatatgtaaattaggattcagatttggtttggccgtgCAGAGGTATTCGACGAATTCTGCCCGAATcggatcctggatttggtgcatccctagtaaaaacaaaaaaaaatgatgattaaACATGTGATAGGTGCATAATACATCTCTTACCTTGCATGTCAGACAGCAGCCCAAGCCCCATTTCAAGCATAGGGGTAGAAACATGTGATTTCTCTTTAGGTTGGACAGGCAAGGGCTCTGCTTCGATAATGGGCAAGGGCTCTGCTTGGCTAGTTTTTGTGGGACTTGTGACTGGGCTGCACACACCAGAACTGTCATCAGGGCAAAGAAATACATCAATGGGTCCTTGTGTGCTTTTTAGAGACATCTGAAAGGCCTGGAAATAAGCAAATACAATCTGACTtaaaaacaaacagaatacaaCCGTTTACTAGAAATCCTCCATTTAACAGCAGtatttttttcaaggtttgttCCAAATGTTTACCTCCACAACTGCTACTTTACATTCCATTTAATTCAGAGTATTACCAGTCCATCCTTTACTGTGAATTAATCATTTAACTCATGCTTTCAAATAAGCCTTCCGTTAAACTACTGTTGCTGCAGATGTAAATCCAAATTATTTCCTCCCCAGCAAGGTATCTAGCAGTGTGGGAAATGAcaagtaatacaaaattttatttgtttatatctagcgaacatttgtttttaattacatgaTCTTTCCTCCTTTAAGATTTGGCAGCATTAAGAATTTAGGTAAATTATTTCAATAGATGATGCACCACCAAATTAGAAATGGTACTTAGTAGCTGCAAATCTGGTTTTATCTCATTTGGACTGTATGAAGACTTTTTAATTGGCTGCATACGCAAAACCAAAAATAGTCAGGAAAGAtataaaatctattatccagaatccctgggattttctgaataagggatctttccctaatttgcatctcCAGTCTAAGCCttaaatcctgctttaaaatagatCAAATAGGAATGTATTACCACCAGTATGGATTAATACCACAAAGGTAGGcctaagtacaaggtattattacatattagttattagttttataaaaaatttaatttatggaagatgaccttcccaCAATCCAGTGCTTTCTTTGCAACCATACCTTTATCATAACCGTGTATGTTATAAGTGAATGCATATGGAGCATGTTGGTTAAGAatgactttttaaattattacttCTCACTGGGCACAATAGCCAGGAAAGTTACCTCAGAAGGATCTGAAATACACATATCTGTGTCTGGAGGACACCTCATCACCATTAACATGCGTTCAGATGGATCTGCAATGCTCCGAAGGTCCTGACAAGTCACATACCCATAAGTGAATAAGTGGGTGTCAAGGATAAACAAATTATCACTTCAAATTACATAAATTGCTTACTTGCAACAGAACAATGAACCAAAATGTATCGTATTATAAAGCAAGTATAAGTATTCTAGTatacaaaaagagagagagagagagagagagagagagagagagagagagagagagagagagagagagagagagagagagagagagagagagagagacagacacctggtattccctaccactcagttgaactgaaaaagccaCTTTGGTTAGTGTAAATGGTTTCAATAATACTAGAACAGCCATTTCTTAGCCAACCCTGTTTGTTTCCTTGGATAGAAAGCCTGATGTCAACGTAAGTTGATAGCAAGCAAGGAGAGAGTGGAAAagtgatcttttttttaaaaaattgtatactCTGTTGACACAAACTAGCATGAAATTATAATTGTTTTTCAGATACATCACAATACAGATGGGTAAATTTCCATGCATAGAATCAGCATACCTTCATATTCAGAGATATGTTCTAGGGATGAGAACGTGGCTATacaaatttcatttaaagggaaagacaGAATTACATTCAATGATGTAGACAGCAATACTCTAAaacaggaatccccaaccttatATACCTGTGAGCTTCATatgtaagaagagttggggagcatgaaaaaggttcctggggtgccaagttAGGGCTGTGATAGGCTCCCTATGTGGACTACCAGCATATAGGagctgatttttatgcaaccaaaacttgcctccttgAATTAAAAAAGCACCTCCTTTAAGGCCAGAGGCCAACATcccaggggttggtgagcaagatTTTGCTCACAAGCCCCTGATTGGTGGTTATCACTATTATAAAATAATCAGCAATATTTGGCTTCTATTTTTGTGGGGGTTAAGTGATATTTTTGAATGCTTATCTTTATGTTGAAGCACTCTTACTCATCTTCCAGTCTGcctagtttaaaaaacaaaacaaaaagttgaCACTAAATACAGATTTAATAAATGAGTCGTACTTAGCATAAAATTATGCAACATGGGTATTTTCCTTGTACGCGAGATGAGAAAAACACAGGCGGTATTCCTGCTATGGGTAGTTCCCAGTTTGGCTGGCTACATCCCTTGCAATAAATCTTGCCATAGTGCACCAAAGTTTTCTGGCAAGTTTGCAGTTGATTTTAAACCATCAGGCTATATCTGAGACAGTAGCACCTTTGGCAAGTTAACAAACACCTTCAGAAAGATGGAAAGCACCCAAGCCTCACATACTTACATAAGCTTTACTTACATAAAACATGACAGAATTATGAGGGCTTAATTTGCCACAATTACTGCAAAACAGATTCATTGTGCAGATTATTTTGCGTTACAAAAGATAAAACAATCCATGCCCTGTTATTTTAACCCAATTCTTGCTCAGCCACAAAAACTGTATTTAGACAACAACGAAAAGGATATTCATGATTCTCATCATCTTCTTTAAACAATTTCAACTGAGTGTTGCACATGTGAATAAGTTCGTCCAACTGTTTCTCTTGGTCCTCTAATTTCTGGCACTCCTTCAACACACTCTGGAATCTGCTGCTGTATTCCACAGATGACGTATACCCTCTGAAACAGAAGTAACATttttacttaaaataaaaaacaaaacaaaacacattactACAAATACAAGATACACTTTAATAGTTGGCTATAACACGCATACATGTAACAAGCTCTATGGAAGAAGTTCTCCTTTTGCACCACACTAATTAAGGCCGTCTGCACTGGAAGCTTCCTACTGGTGCGATACATATATTTTCCCTAATTGAATTGCAGGCTAGCACACGTCTCCGGTGGTGGAAACAATTTTAATGTGACAGAGTCCCATTAAGTTGTACTGTTTGCTCCTAGCTTTTACAAAAGTCAATTTAAGTCTTTGTACACTATAGAAGTTCTAGTTTGTAAAAGAGATCAGGACGGAAGCATAACGAAAAACTGACAAGTAATACAAGTCAGAGAAAGGGTATGTGGAATATAAAGCAATCAGATACTCACAGCCATTGtatgtggtttttgttttttttagcgaTTAAATGGATCCCTTCCAATACATTGGTGATGTCGTATATCCTTCTTTTCTGCACATTCAGCACCTGGGCAGCCAAGTTCAGATCCACCACTCCATCTGTAGATTGACTTAGCAGTTCCAGAAAACGTTTGGTTGTTAGATGCAGGGATGTATCATACCGAGACCGCTCGCCTGGGGATTTCAACGCTACAAATATGAGGTATTtaagaaacataaaataatttattaatataatgatTCAGGTAATAAACGCAGAACTAAACCGAAAGCTTACATTTGGTTGGACAATGAAAACTATGAACTATTTTCCACTCCACCAGCTATTTATCCAAAGTAAGAAGGGTTACATgcagagagatattctgagacaacatCCCTTCATTTGGAATAGTGGATTTTGGATTATTAGCCGTTTGGAATTTTACCAGCTATCTGGATGCAAGGTTCAAAATTTCCTTAGCAACAAGGTAGTGTtttgaaagagagactggaaaatgaatagaagagggactgaataaaaagatgttataaaaattaacaataaaattggAGCCTATCAGTCATTTTTTTGGCTCCCGAGATCAGTGACCTTcctttgcaagctggaaagaagaGCAGAAGGAGGCACAagtttaaaactatatataaaattcaTAATGAAGACAAACTGAAAATTTATTGAGATACAAAACGAAGACTGACTGAAATTTTATTGAGAATAGACCTTGCGATAGCATAGTAAAATTTAACCTAAAAGAGAACAACCCTCTTTAAGAAACCATtgctttttcagcagctctttgtttttttctagagAATTTAGTTTCATTCATTATCCTTCCACTGGCATTTCTTATTCTCATTTTCCAACAGCACAGTAAATAGGCTtctgactctctaaactgttaaGACTTTGCTGCATTGGGGTGTGGAAAATCCACATGTCACCCAAATGTTTTCCCACCGGGTAACAATATCAGAGCTGTCAACTGTCCCAGATTTTTTGGGACTCTAACAAAAATCCTCCAGTCTCCTGACACTGATCAAGATACCCCCCCCAACTCTCACTGCCATGTGCAGTATTCATTCATTGACATCACGTGTGCGCATGCAACAAGTCAGAATGATCCCTTAAAAATAACTGGCAATGCATTTTCAAGTGATTGTCACCAAAACCATGAGAGCACCTGCACGTTCATGTGTGTGAAAATTTGTAATAGGAACAGCTACAAAGAAATATTCTGAAATGTGCTTTCAGATAAGGCAAATAAGCAGTCCCAAATGAACTTGACCCACACAGTCTGCTATACACATTTAAACTAACCTTTCAGAGGTCTTTTGCCCTTCCCACGGGGAGTCTGTAGTCCTTCTTGACTGTATCTGGATACAGTTTCCAAATCTAACTTCCTctttacctgaaaaaaaaaaaagttgtcatgtaAGATTAGTATGATGAAGGGCCATCTAAAGGCGTTATGCAATAGCCttcgttttaaagtaattaacttaATGGGGGACTTTGCCAAATAGTTACAAAAATAATTACCCTCATAACACATGATCTAAGATATGCTATAACGAATCACAGGATTAGCTTAAGGTGAACTGAATAATGTTAGGTAGTCAGGAATagcaattttcagatttttgttgcCGAGTCCTtcagtttggcagtgcacatTTACAGGAGAAAATCGAGTAAACCTACAGTCCACTGAGATGCCTCTGTATAATGGGGTGCTCTTTATCTAAAAAGATAAGCTACACCTAGGGGAAGGGgttttttgtttatacagagggtttttttattggattactggtttgattttttttggcatcAGGAAGTATAATAAGGtattacatttttacagtttagaGCAagactaacaaaaaaaaaaaaaaaaaaaaaaaaaaaagatttttcaggtttaaaataggcaaaagtatgttcagcacaaaccccATTCAATAAGCCAATGTTGTAaacggtatccctttaacagtgtaCCATCATGAGAtgaagaattaaaaacaaaaatttaggTTCAGGCACGTTTCACTTTTAAGGTTTATATTTTGATATTCTGGGGTGTGGAATAGAAACTGAAATCTCGCCTCTGGAGAAAAAGAGAACACACGACCAGTGACATTATCTAAGGAACATAGAAGCAGTGACCATCAACTCCTGTTGCTataagaaggaaagctaccgaggtagtttattgccaa
The Xenopus laevis strain J_2021 chromosome 9_10S, Xenopus_laevis_v10.1, whole genome shotgun sequence DNA segment above includes these coding regions:
- the e2f1.S gene encoding transcription factor E2F1, giving the protein MSQEFGVSYSCSEGDLGALWEAGTFQVAEQQIVIISTPDVPAEAAGNPGLSEAELMLFTTPQGPSTSYTAQRPALGRPPVKRKLDLETVSRYSQEGLQTPRGKGKRPLKALKSPGERSRYDTSLHLTTKRFLELLSQSTDGVVDLNLAAQVLNVQKRRIYDITNVLEGIHLIAKKNKNHIQWLGYTSSVEYSSRFQSVLKECQKLEDQEKQLDELIHMCNTQLKLFKEDDENHDYGYVTCQDLRSIADPSERMLMVMRCPPDTDMCISDPSEAFQMSLKSTQGPIDVFLCPDDSSGVCSPVTSPTKTSQAEPLPIIEAEPLPVQPKEKSHVSTPMLEMGLGLLSDMQEPFLPSETEIPLDYTLNCLPLSPSDLLDHRDFIPDLLPNEFISLSPTSSQEYSFGLQTCEGAAELFNFDCDFSGLTSLDF